The DNA sequence TTTTTTACCGCCGCTACATAATATTTTGCCAGTTCCTTTTTTGTTGCTTCTAATACTTCCATATCATTTTTATTTGTTATAAATCCACTTTCAACGATAAGACAAGGGGTTACTGTTTTATATAACAATGTCCAACCTCTATCTCCTCTTACACGTGGTAAGATTTTTCTGTCTTTCAAATGCGTTGCTTCAATATTAGCCTCCTGCATATATTCTGCCAATTCCTTGCTTTTTTTGGAAGTATGCCAGAATAGCATTTCAACTCCGTTAGCCATTTTCTCAGCTGCATTAAGATGAAATGACAAAGTTATATCCCCTTTGTTTGCTAAATTATTAATTTTGTCTGGCAACTTAGAATAATAATCCTGATACACTACGACATAATCTACACCTTGCTCTTTGCACTCAGGAACAATATAGTTATTTACAAAATCCTTATTCCAAGCATGTTCCTCAAATCCATTTCCGCAAGCTCCTGGATCCTTTTTCACTCCACCGTGTCCTACATTCAATATTACTTTCATTTATACCATCTCCTTTAAATATTTTTCTTTTCTGTCAACCCGATTCAACCACCCAGTCAAAAAATCTTTCTGAGTTGGATTATATTCAACTATAGAATGATAAAATTTTCTCTGTATGCTATGGTAATCTCTCAAAAATTCTTCTGATTTTCCTTGTTCTTCCACTTCATTCAAGGCTTTTATAGTCTTGCTTCCAAAAATACCGTCCACAACTAGATTATAGCCAAAATATCTGTTTAATGTTACCTGTGCCTTTTTAGTTGCCCATTTTCCTGAGTTAAAACTCCAGTCACATATTGATAATGCAACCTTGTCATTTTTTACTTCATTCAAACGATTTTTCAGGTAATAGTCTTTTTCAAGTATTCTTTTTGCAAAATCTTGTGTTAAATTTTTCATAGAGCCATTGTATCCGTTTCTTCTTGCTTCCTCTTTTGTAACCCCCCAAGTTGTTTCTCCACCCTTATCATTCTTATCGTTAGTATAACCACCCTCAACAGCCAACATAAAGCTGAAAATCTTGTCAAATCTATTCATCTATACCACTTCCTTTTCTACTTTTTTTATTTCTTTTGTTAATTTTGCTATTTCAGTTTTCAACAAATCCATTTCAGACTTTATTTCTGTTATCCTTTCCTCCGTTTCAGTTATGTCAAAACCTAAATTTTCAAATTCTTCCTTTTCTTCCTCCTTATTTTCCAGTTCTTTTTTTAATTTGATATACTCCTGCTGTTTTTTATATCTTGTATCTTTTAAATATTGTAATTTCTCAGCCTTATCCTCAATCCAGGTGTTATTCTTATTGTCCCAAGTGCTATATGGATTTGGCTTTTCAATGGTTTTTATCTCTCCATGTTCCAAATATTGACCATCTGTCAAAACTATAATTCCAGCTTGAACCTGCTCTGATATAGTCATCTCTCTTACTTGTCCATCTTCGACAATAGGATTCTTTATTTCGGTATAAGAAATATAATTTTCTCCCTCTATATATTCGCTACAATATTTTAATTTATCAGCTTCAAACTCTTCTTGTGATGGTGCTAAATATATTCCCATCAACTTTCCATTTTTATCATATAAATATATTTTAAATCCTTTCATTTCTGTTTCTCCTTTCGATTTTAATTCTGTACTAATTTGGGAATTTGTACGAATTGTTATTGCATTTCAAAAAATTCAATGCCCATTTTTAGGGACTTTGAGTCAATTTTATTTTGGGACAACTTTAATTTTTTACCAAATTGTTGAAATCAACAAAATGCTTTAAGTCAATAAAATTAGCAAATAAATTTTCAAAATCTGTACAAATTCCCAAATTTATCTTAATTTTTATGCTAAAATCCTGCTTTTTTACGGATTTCTAGTAGTTTATTTTTTCTATCTTTTGCAGTAGTTTTCTTGATGTAATGTTTCTTTGTAACATCTATTCCAGAATGATTTGCAAATTCACTTGCCAAGTCAATTCCAGCACTATTTGCAATAAGATTTATTGATGTTTTTCTCAAACTGTGTGGATATAGATTATCTATTCCTACAAG is a window from the Leptotrichia trevisanii DSM 22070 genome containing:
- a CDS encoding N-acetylmuramoyl-L-alanine amidase family protein, encoding MKVILNVGHGGVKKDPGACGNGFEEHAWNKDFVNNYIVPECKEQGVDYVVVYQDYYSKLPDKINNLANKGDITLSFHLNAAEKMANGVEMLFWHTSKKSKELAEYMQEANIEATHLKDRKILPRVRGDRGWTLLYKTVTPCLIVESGFITNKNDMEVLEATKKELAKYYVAAVK
- a CDS encoding glycoside hydrolase family 108 protein; translation: MNRFDKIFSFMLAVEGGYTNDKNDKGGETTWGVTKEEARRNGYNGSMKNLTQDFAKRILEKDYYLKNRLNEVKNDKVALSICDWSFNSGKWATKKAQVTLNRYFGYNLVVDGIFGSKTIKALNEVEEQGKSEEFLRDYHSIQRKFYHSIVEYNPTQKDFLTGWLNRVDRKEKYLKEMV